A DNA window from Ahaetulla prasina isolate Xishuangbanna chromosome 7, ASM2864084v1, whole genome shotgun sequence contains the following coding sequences:
- the ASCL4 gene encoding achaete-scute homolog 4 — translation MGSKKDDGLLNRISCSGPASLGSSHITGSHGLPLREPFGIPLPFGQTYWDHQPYNGYSGRFSYLPFSGYVGVYDYSFEPAFIRKRNERERQRVRCVNEGYARLRDHLPKELAEKRLSKVETLRAAITYIKHLQNLLEYHPLGTNKTAIPATDAPGVSGPSLRRECNSDGESKTSLASSPYSEFEEVCG, via the coding sequence ATGGGAAGTAAGAAAGATGATGGGCTCTTGAACCGGATCTCATGTTCAGGACCAGCATCTCTTGGAAGCAGTCACATTACCGGTTCTCATGGTTTACCACTCCGAGAACCATTTGGCATCCCTCTTCCTTTTGGACAAACGTACTGGGACCATCAGCCTTACAATGGATATTCCGGAAGATTCTCTTATTTACCCTTTTCTGGGTATGTGGGAGTTTATGACTACTCATTTGAGCCAGCTTTCATTCGGAAGAGGAATGAGAGGGAAAGGCAGAGGGTTCGTTGTGTAAACGAAGGCTATGCACGCCTCAGAGACCATCTTCCCAAAGAGCTTGCTGAGAAGCGTCTCAGCAAAGTGGAGACTTTGAGAGCTGCCATCACTTACATCAAACACCTTCAGAATTTGCTGGAATATCATCCTTTAGGAACAAATAAGACGGCCATTCCAGCTACAGATGCACCGGGAGTTTCTGGTCCTAGTTTAAGAAGAGAATGCAACAGTGATGGAGAATCTAAAACTTCATTAGCTTCATCTCCTTACAGTGAATTTGAGGAAGTTTGTGGTTAG